In Oscillospiraceae bacterium, the DNA window CGGCACGTTGCTCGAACTCAATCTGCCCGCAAACGGCTTCCGCTTGTTCAAACAAATCCGTCGTCCTGAACAGCGTATCGTCTTTGACACGCGTAGCGAAGAATCCGGGTCGGAGGTAATCTGTCATCCTGAGCATGAAGATTTTTTCGAAAGAAAAATTCCTCCGGGGAACGTGTGCAAGACGTTTCCTTGCGAAGGATCTCGGCTTGATGATTGGCCCATTAATAACGATTTCTTCACCTTGAAAATCAACACGAGTACCGGTATCCTTGAAGTCCTCGACCCGTCCGGTCAGCCGATTGTAAAGATCGGTCTCTCTTATAAGGATTACTTTATGCGAACCGACCATGTGGAGCTTTCCGAAAGCGGCGCTCTGCGTCAGACCGTCTCGGTCAGCGGCAAACTGATAAAAAGCGGCCATACTGCCGCCGCATTCACTACCGATATCGAACTCACTGCTCATTCGGGTATTTTGCGGTTCAAAACAACTTTGGAACTCAATGAAACCCTGCACGGCGACGCCTGGGAAAATTCGATCAAAGCCGCTTTTTCGTTTGCTTCACCCGTCCGATCGGTTTTGCGCAACTGCTCCGGCATTGTCGAAGAGACCAAACTCGAAAAATTCGGCAGCTTGTATTTTACCGCTGTCCGAACCGAACGCGGAATGGTCAACCTCTATAATCACGGAAATAAACTCTATCGCTTCCGCAATCAGACGCTCGAAAATGTGCTGTTGACAGAGCGCGAGCCGATGCGCACGTTTGAATACGCCCTTGAACTCAATGCCCCTGCTACCGCCGCACAGGCGCTTAAAGCCGTTTCGCCTTGTTTTATTAAAAAAGCGAATCCTTCCGTTCAAAATAAACCGGTTCAACCCGCCGAGGTCTTTTCGCTGTTCACCCACGACGCCGAAAACGTGTTGGTCACGGGCATGCGCGAACAAAACGGCCAAATCGAAGTCACCTATCAGGAGGTAGCGGGCAAAGAGACCACCGTCACAGTCCGCTCCCCGCTCCCGATCAAACGCGCCTATTTCACCGACCTCTCGGGAAACATTATCGAAGAACTTCCCTTAAAATCAGGCGGAGTCACACTCAAACTGAACCCTTGCGCTTTGAAAATCGTACGGTTTTTGTTCTCATAATATTATACTTGACATACAATGAATTCTGTTTTACAGTGATACCATCAAGTACAGGAAGGCGGCAGTTTATATATGAATATCGGTTTGATTGTCTATTCCGAGACCGGAAACACCCTTTCGGTCGCGCAGAAACTCGAGCAGGCGCTCAAATCCGCCGGGCATACGGTGGCTTTGGAAAAAATCGAGGCTGACAAAGATCCCAAGACCGGCATGGTTTCCCGGCTCAGATCAGCGCCTGCCGTCGATGTCTACGACGCTGTCGTCTTTGCGTCTCCCGTACAGGCATTTTCGCTCGCAAAAGGCATGTCTGCCTACTTGGCTCAGATATCATCCCTTTCGGGTAAAAAGGCCGCCTGTTTTATCACAAAACAACTCAAAGCCAATTGGATGGGCGGTACCAAAGCAATCCGCCAGATAACGGCCGCCTGCAAAGAAAAAGGGGCGGACGTTACATTGAATGGTATCATATGCTGGTCGAGCGAAAACCGGGAGGCTCAGATCGATGAGGTTGTCCGCCGTTTGAGCGCAATCT includes these proteins:
- a CDS encoding flavodoxin → MNIGLIVYSETGNTLSVAQKLEQALKSAGHTVALEKIEADKDPKTGMVSRLRSAPAVDVYDAVVFASPVQAFSLAKGMSAYLAQISSLSGKKAACFITKQLKANWMGGTKAIRQITAACKEKGADVTLNGIICWSSENREAQIDEVVRRLSAI